In Puntigrus tetrazona isolate hp1 chromosome 22, ASM1883169v1, whole genome shotgun sequence, one genomic interval encodes:
- the LOC122327278 gene encoding beta-2-glycoprotein 1-like — MSSTEVTCELKTTKLGVISIYPEGKTIFKAGEKVMITCSERHWLIFTKETSKLFTCLNSGDWDHMTECAEISCEVPHNQHVYYPSGYFRRDLRLGVKKTYRCESGYRETAKEATCTRDGWTPNPLCAEIV, encoded by the exons ATGTCTTCAACAGAAGTAACTTGTGAGCTGAAGACAACTAAATTAGGAGTAATCAGCATCTATCCAGAGGGGAAAACTATTTTCAAAGCTGGAGAGAAAGTGATGATTACCTGCTCTGAGAGACACTGGCtcatttttacaaaagaaacCAGCAAATTATTCACGTGCCTAAATAGTGGAGATTGGGATCACATGACTGAGTGTGCAG AGATTAGTTGTGAAGTTCCACATAATCAGCATGTGTATTATCCAAGCGGTTACTTTAGAAGAGATTTGAGACTTGGagtgaaaaaaacatacagatgTGAGTCTGGATATCGTGAAACAGCAAAAGAAGCAACATGTACACGAGACGGATGGACACCAAACCCACTGTGTGCTG aaATTGTGTGA